In a genomic window of Gossypium arboreum isolate Shixiya-1 chromosome 7, ASM2569848v2, whole genome shotgun sequence:
- the LOC108453762 gene encoding heterogeneous nuclear ribonucleoprotein 1-like has product MSSRKGSDNNGASPGKIFIGGLAKDTTLETFTKYFEKYGEITDFVIMKDRHTGRPRGFGFITFADPSVVDTVLQEDHVINGKQVEIKRTIPKGSSQSNDFKTKKIFVGGIPTSVTEDEFKNFFSKYGKVVEHEIIRDHATKRSRGFGFIVFDNEKVVENLLGNGNMIDMEGSQVEIKKAEPKKASNPPPGPAYSSEPRARSYHDDFGGFGDYGGFGGGAFGPAPYRSYGGFGIRFGDYGGYGAAADFGGSYGGFGGGAGGFSGYRGDSSFGYSSRFGSYGGFSGSGIGPYGRGGGGYGSYGGSGSSGSYDTGPGAGFGGPGGFYGSRTGYGGSSRYHPYAR; this is encoded by the exons ATGAGTTCCAGAAAAGGCAGTGATAACAACGGCGCTAGCCCTGG GAAAATATTTATCGGAGGCTTAGCTAAGGATACGACTCTCG AGACGTTCACCAAGTATTTTGAAAAATATGGGGAGATAACCGATTTTGTTATAATGAAAGATCGGCATACGGGTCGGCCCCGTGGTTTCGGCTTCATTACCTTTGCGGATCCATCTGTTGTTGACACTGTTTTGCAAGAGGACCATGTTATTAATGGCAAACAA GTTGAGATTAAAAGAACTATTCCTAAAGGTTCTTCACAGTCAAATGATTTCAAGACAAAGAAAATATTTGTTGGTGGGATTCCAACATCAGTTACTGAAG ATGAGTTCAAGAATTTCTTCTCAAAGTATGGAAAGGTGGTGGAACATGAGATCATTCGTGACCATGCAACCAAACGCTCTCGTGGTTTTGGGTTTATAGTGTTTGACAATGAAAAAGTTGTTGAAAATTTGCTGGGAAATGGAAATATGATAGATATGGAGGGTAGTCAG GTTGAAATCAAGAAGGCTGAGCCAAAGAAAGCATCAAACCCACCACCTGGTCCTGCATACAGTAGTGAACCTAGGGCACGCTCATATCATGATGATTTTGGTGGATTTGGTGATTATGGTGGCTTTGGTGGTGGTGCTTTTGGTCCTGCTCCTTATAGGTCGTATGGAGGTTTTGGCATTAGATTTGGAGATTATGGTGGTTATGGTGCTGCTGCTGATTTTGGTGGTAGTTATGGGGGGTTTGGTGGTGGTGCTGGTGGTTTTTCTGGTTATCGTGGGGATTCATCATTCGGTTATTCTAGTCGATTTGGTTCTTATGGTGGGTTTAGTGGGAGTGGTATAGGTCCCTATGGTCGTGGAGGTGGAGGCTATGGAAGTTATGGTGGTTCAGGCTCTAGTGGTAGTTATGATACTGGCCCTGGTGCTGGCTTTGGCGGCCCAGGTGGATTTTATGGTAGTAGAACGGGATATGGAGGCAGTAGTCGCTATCATCCTTATGCAAGATAG